The following are encoded together in the bacterium genome:
- a CDS encoding VOC family protein, translating into MFDKIALISIPVRDQQVAKSFYTNVLGCKVVQEMPFGTPDTLWIRLALPGVETEIVLVTWFPQMEPGGVQGLVLTTHDIGKAHAELKKRGLEISAVKDQPWAREATFSDPDGNGWVLQQSTS; encoded by the coding sequence ATGTTCGACAAAATTGCCTTGATATCAATTCCCGTAAGGGATCAGCAAGTAGCGAAGTCGTTTTATACAAACGTCCTGGGCTGTAAAGTGGTCCAAGAGATGCCATTCGGAACGCCAGATACCCTGTGGATTCGATTGGCCTTGCCAGGAGTTGAAACAGAGATCGTACTGGTCACGTGGTTTCCACAAATGGAACCCGGCGGCGTGCAAGGTCTTGTGCTTACCACCCACGATATCGGCAAGGCACACGCTGAACTCAAGAAACGCGGGCTTGAGATTTCCGCAGTCAAGGATCAGCCGTGGGCACGCGAAGCCACATTTTCTGATCCCGATGGAAACGGCTGGGTACTGCAGCAGTCAACATCGTAA
- a CDS encoding aldehyde dehydrogenase family protein, with amino-acid sequence MPDATAQQVTTYRNFIAGEWRDSEGGLFEVRSPANGELLYRAQRSAVDDAHAAVRAARAAFETTEWREDPNARTAALFKFSDAVRGRHQELATLLTRESGKPFPISRGEALRLGETTSYYAGLTRWIFGRSQVPQPNSISMIMREPVGVVTIIVPWNAPLALLARAIAPALAAGNAVVVKPASYTAGSTVELGRIIEGIDEFPKGIVNIITGPGDPVGAELARHDDVDMVSFTGDTSTGREIMRLAAGNLKKVSLELGGKSPTIVFADANFERAIRGAINAASFYNAGQICIAGTRVLVEESVHEQFVSRIQEMVPKMKVGPGWEKGVEVGPVISASQLEKITGYIELGKKEARLLVGGHRLTDGDLAKGYFVAPTVFDEMSPDARIAQEEIFGPVMGITTFKDLDDAIRIANNTRYGLVAAVWTRDINKALRIATRVRAGSVWVNTFGKMYQSTEMGGFKQSGVGRQYGLEGLFEYTELKHVNIQIEK; translated from the coding sequence ATGCCTGACGCAACGGCGCAGCAGGTGACGACCTACCGCAACTTCATCGCGGGAGAATGGCGGGATTCGGAGGGCGGACTCTTCGAGGTGCGCAGCCCCGCCAACGGAGAACTGCTCTATCGCGCCCAGCGCTCGGCCGTGGACGACGCCCACGCCGCGGTGCGGGCGGCGCGCGCGGCGTTCGAGACCACCGAGTGGCGCGAGGACCCGAACGCGAGGACCGCGGCGCTGTTCAAGTTCTCGGACGCCGTCCGCGGGCGGCATCAGGAGCTGGCGACGCTGCTGACCCGCGAAAGCGGCAAGCCCTTCCCGATCAGCCGGGGCGAGGCGCTGCGTCTTGGGGAGACGACCAGTTACTACGCCGGGCTGACGCGCTGGATCTTCGGCCGCTCCCAGGTGCCGCAGCCGAACAGCATCAGCATGATCATGCGCGAGCCGGTGGGCGTGGTGACGATCATCGTGCCGTGGAACGCGCCGCTGGCGCTGCTGGCGCGCGCGATCGCCCCCGCGCTGGCGGCCGGCAACGCGGTGGTCGTCAAGCCGGCCAGCTACACGGCCGGCTCGACCGTCGAGCTCGGCCGGATCATCGAAGGGATCGACGAATTTCCGAAGGGCATCGTCAACATCATCACCGGCCCGGGCGACCCGGTCGGCGCCGAGCTGGCCCGGCACGACGACGTGGACATGGTGTCGTTCACCGGCGACACGTCCACCGGCCGCGAGATCATGCGCCTCGCCGCCGGCAACCTGAAGAAGGTGTCGCTGGAACTCGGCGGCAAGTCGCCGACCATCGTGTTCGCGGACGCCAACTTCGAGCGGGCGATCCGCGGGGCGATCAACGCGGCGTCGTTTTACAACGCCGGACAGATCTGCATCGCGGGCACGCGCGTGCTGGTCGAAGAGAGCGTGCACGAGCAGTTCGTGAGCCGGATCCAGGAGATGGTCCCCAAGATGAAGGTCGGGCCCGGCTGGGAGAAGGGCGTCGAGGTCGGCCCGGTGATCTCGGCCTCACAGCTCGAGAAGATCACAGGGTACATCGAGCTCGGCAAGAAGGAAGCGCGGCTGCTGGTGGGCGGGCACCGGCTCACCGACGGCGACCTGGCGAAGGGCTATTTCGTCGCCCCGACGGTCTTCGACGAGATGTCGCCGGACGCGCGCATTGCCCAGGAAGAGATCTTCGGGCCGGTCATGGGCATCACGACGTTCAAGGATCTGGACGACGCGATCCGGATCGCGAACAACACCCGCTACGGGCTCGTCGCCGCCGTCTGGACCCGCGATATCAACAAGGCGCTCCGGATCGCCACACGCGTCCGGGCCGGGTCGGTCTGGGTGAACACCTTCGGCAAGATGTACCAGTCCACCGAGATGGGCGGCTTCAAGCAGTCCGGGGTAGGACGGCAGTACGGGCTCGAGGGGCTGTTCGAGTACACGGAGCTGAAGCACGTGAACATCCAGATCGAGAAGTAG
- a CDS encoding CoA-transferase gives MRARKTGHPAASRVTPTARQVMVVAAAREIRDGEVVFVGMRLPLLGFALAKATHAPRAVGLFENGVVRDTPPAGALITMGDPPNIVGAVMCTTLLEVMGHLARGRVDVGFLGGAQVDRFGNLNTTWVEERGRRVRLPGSGGAADIAALSRRTVVIMQHERRRFPERVGYLTSPGYGGGGGWREEVGLARGGPARVITSLAVLGFASGSHEMVLESVHPGVTVEDVRAQTGWDLAVAPRLETTPAPTAEELAVLRRFDPAGTWTG, from the coding sequence ATGCGCGCCCGCAAGACGGGCCATCCGGCCGCGTCCCGGGTCACGCCGACGGCGCGGCAGGTCATGGTCGTGGCGGCGGCCCGGGAGATTCGCGACGGCGAAGTCGTCTTCGTGGGGATGCGCCTGCCGCTGCTCGGGTTCGCGCTGGCCAAGGCCACACACGCCCCCCGCGCCGTCGGCCTGTTCGAGAACGGGGTCGTCCGCGATACCCCCCCGGCGGGGGCCCTCATCACGATGGGCGATCCACCCAACATCGTGGGGGCGGTGATGTGCACGACGCTGCTCGAGGTGATGGGGCACCTCGCGCGCGGGCGCGTGGACGTCGGCTTCCTCGGCGGCGCCCAGGTGGACCGGTTCGGCAACCTCAATACGACCTGGGTCGAGGAGCGCGGCCGGCGTGTGCGCCTGCCGGGGAGCGGCGGCGCGGCCGATATCGCCGCGCTCTCGCGCCGCACGGTCGTGATCATGCAGCACGAACGCCGGCGGTTTCCGGAGCGCGTCGGGTACCTCACGTCACCCGGGTACGGCGGCGGCGGGGGGTGGCGCGAAGAGGTGGGGCTCGCCCGCGGCGGTCCGGCCAGGGTGATCACGAGTCTCGCCGTGCTGGGGTTCGCCTCCGGGTCGCACGAAATGGTCCTGGAAAGCGTGCATCCCGGTGTGACCGTTGAGGACGTGCGGGCGCAGACGGGCTGGGATCTCGCGGTGGCGCCCCGCCTCGAAACGACGCCGGCGCCGACCGCGGAGGAACTGGCGGTTCTGCGGCGGTTCGATCCGGCCGGGACGTGGACGGGATAA
- a CDS encoding CoA-transferase, which yields MPKVMPLREAVARHVPDGAIIAMGTGLESCIPFAAGHELIRQGRRELTLVGPISDILFDQLIGAGCVARVIAAWVGNVGAGIAYNFRRAVEEGVPGPLAVEDHTNMTVALALDAAARGVPYLPSRTALGSDILRGHRRLREITCPFTGDRLLGVGALELDLAILHVQRCDADGNAHLWGNLGVTLEAARAARRVLLTCEELVEAAVIRSDPNRTLIPGFLVSAVSVVPCGSHPSPAQGYVNRDDRFYDEYHAETRTREGFLGWLERMVTGVRDHDAYLARLGASRVEGLRPRTARLAAPVNYGL from the coding sequence GTGCCGAAAGTCATGCCGCTTCGCGAGGCGGTCGCGCGCCATGTGCCCGACGGCGCGATCATCGCCATGGGCACCGGCCTCGAATCGTGCATTCCGTTCGCGGCCGGGCACGAGCTCATCCGGCAGGGCCGGCGTGAGCTGACGCTCGTCGGACCGATTTCGGACATTCTCTTCGACCAGTTGATCGGGGCCGGCTGTGTCGCGCGCGTCATCGCGGCCTGGGTGGGGAACGTCGGCGCCGGGATCGCCTACAACTTCCGGCGCGCCGTCGAGGAGGGCGTGCCGGGGCCGCTCGCGGTCGAAGACCACACCAACATGACGGTCGCCCTGGCGCTCGACGCGGCCGCCCGCGGCGTGCCCTACCTGCCGTCGCGGACCGCGCTGGGCAGCGACATTCTGCGCGGCCACCGCCGCCTCAGGGAGATCACCTGTCCATTCACGGGCGATCGCCTGCTGGGCGTGGGCGCCCTCGAACTCGATCTTGCGATTCTGCACGTCCAGCGGTGCGACGCCGACGGCAACGCACACCTGTGGGGCAACCTCGGCGTGACCCTCGAGGCGGCGCGGGCGGCGCGCCGCGTTCTGCTCACCTGCGAGGAACTGGTCGAGGCGGCCGTCATCCGCAGTGATCCCAACCGGACGCTCATCCCCGGCTTTCTCGTGAGCGCGGTCTCGGTCGTGCCGTGCGGATCGCATCCTTCGCCCGCGCAGGGGTACGTGAACCGCGACGACCGGTTTTACGACGAGTATCACGCCGAGACGCGCACGCGCGAGGGGTTCCTTGGGTGGCTCGAGCGCATGGTGACCGGCGTGCGGGACCACGACGCGTACCTCGCGCGGCTCGGCGCATCGCGCGTCGAGGGGCTGCGTCCGCGGACGGCGCGCCTCGCGGCACCGGTGAACTACGGTCTCTGA
- a CDS encoding Phenylacetic acid catabolic protein, with translation MPELLDRPSALPAASVAPLVGLVVALADNKHALGLRYAEWCSSGPTIEAGVAATAMAQDELGHARVLYGLLEELPGAPRRSEHEWSAADARTVECVNAAFPSWPHLIVANLTLDRALALVLDTALDSRYLPLRQRARKIIEEERYHAIHGQSWLGQLAAEGPDVRARLAAALRDVWDDVLCWFGPKDGGALRPLVEAGVLTGAGEEVRARFLGYLGPVLAAAGVEAALGRAGEGWAPAAPLPWDRWDEHVRRMRR, from the coding sequence ATGCCTGAGCTCCTCGACCGGCCCTCGGCGCTGCCGGCGGCGTCCGTCGCGCCGCTCGTCGGCCTGGTGGTCGCGCTCGCCGATAACAAGCACGCCCTCGGCCTCCGGTACGCGGAGTGGTGCAGCAGCGGCCCCACCATCGAAGCCGGCGTGGCGGCCACCGCGATGGCCCAGGACGAGCTCGGCCATGCCCGGGTCCTGTACGGCCTGCTCGAGGAACTGCCGGGCGCGCCGCGGCGATCCGAGCACGAATGGTCCGCCGCCGATGCGCGGACGGTCGAGTGTGTGAACGCGGCGTTTCCCAGCTGGCCGCACTTGATCGTCGCCAACCTGACGCTCGATCGCGCGCTGGCGCTGGTGCTGGACACCGCCCTCGACTCCCGGTACCTTCCGCTCCGCCAGCGGGCCCGAAAGATCATCGAAGAAGAGCGTTACCACGCGATCCACGGCCAGAGCTGGCTCGGGCAGCTCGCCGCCGAGGGTCCCGACGTCCGCGCGCGCCTCGCGGCCGCGCTCCGCGACGTGTGGGACGATGTCCTCTGCTGGTTCGGGCCGAAGGACGGGGGCGCGCTGCGCCCGCTCGTCGAGGCGGGCGTGCTCACCGGCGCGGGCGAGGAGGTCCGCGCCCGCTTCCTCGGCTATCTCGGACCGGTCCTGGCGGCCGCGGGGGTCGAGGCGGCGCTTGGCCGGGCGGGCGAGGGCTGGGCGCCGGCCGCGCCGCTGCCGTGGGATCGATGGGACGAACACGTGCGGAGGATGCGCCGGTGA
- a CDS encoding metal-sulfur cluster assembly factor: MIVTEAQVMTALRDVADPEWPVSIVDMGLVCGIAIADGVVRVTLTFTSTACPCMDMIRDDIRGRLRRLPGVRDVVFATTWDPVWTKERLSDAARAQFRRWGVAV, from the coding sequence ATGATCGTCACGGAGGCGCAGGTCATGACGGCGCTGCGCGACGTCGCCGACCCCGAGTGGCCGGTCAGCATCGTCGACATGGGCCTCGTCTGCGGCATTGCGATCGCGGACGGCGTCGTCCGGGTGACGCTCACCTTCACGTCGACAGCCTGCCCGTGCATGGACATGATCCGGGACGACATCCGGGGCCGTCTCCGCCGGCTGCCCGGCGTGCGCGACGTCGTGTTCGCGACGACGTGGGATCCCGTGTGGACGAAGGAGCGGCTCAGCGACGCGGCCCGCGCGCAGTTCCGGCGCTGGGGCGTCGCGGTCTAG
- a CDS encoding Phenylacetic acid catabolic protein: MATPADDQVVERIQQGHIIESPAEMSDDYRRTLIHILTVSADTEMISAPSYYTAAKNSPSMNNLISALAIIQDELSHAHIGYRILQDLGVDTEALIYDRAPTSFKHPYAFDVPLRSWVELIVANAFYDRAGFVLLGDVYRNCSYGPWRRALAKVDKEENFHLRHGENGMRRLAGGGARGEVQRAIDWMFPMTVEWFGLPDTLKTHGKQIAYKLKGSTNDQLRQQWLRTAVPLCESLGFVVPAHHDTPSDTYVLDYPLPVDFDEEERRWLMDRPITWDQVLVRWKRRGPGNAMFIEMLQRGRREMRMLAGTH, translated from the coding sequence ATGGCCACGCCGGCCGACGATCAGGTCGTCGAGCGCATCCAGCAGGGGCACATCATCGAGAGTCCCGCGGAGATGAGCGACGACTACCGGCGCACGCTCATCCACATCCTCACCGTGTCCGCCGACACGGAGATGATCAGCGCGCCCAGCTACTACACCGCGGCCAAGAACTCGCCGTCGATGAACAACCTCATCTCGGCGCTCGCCATCATCCAGGACGAGTTGAGCCACGCCCACATCGGGTACCGGATTCTGCAGGATCTGGGCGTGGACACCGAGGCCTTGATCTACGACCGCGCGCCGACGTCCTTCAAGCACCCCTACGCGTTCGACGTGCCGCTGCGCTCGTGGGTCGAACTCATCGTCGCGAACGCGTTCTACGATCGCGCGGGGTTCGTGCTGCTCGGCGACGTCTACCGGAACTGCAGTTACGGACCGTGGCGGCGCGCGCTCGCCAAGGTGGACAAGGAGGAAAATTTCCACCTGCGCCACGGCGAAAACGGCATGCGGCGGCTCGCCGGGGGCGGCGCGCGCGGCGAGGTGCAGCGGGCGATCGACTGGATGTTTCCCATGACCGTCGAGTGGTTCGGGCTGCCGGACACGTTGAAGACGCACGGCAAGCAGATCGCCTACAAGCTCAAGGGCAGCACCAACGACCAGCTGCGCCAGCAATGGCTGCGCACCGCGGTGCCGCTGTGCGAGAGTCTCGGCTTCGTGGTACCCGCGCACCACGACACCCCGTCGGACACATACGTGCTTGATTACCCGCTGCCGGTGGACTTCGACGAGGAGGAGCGCCGGTGGCTCATGGACCGGCCGATCACGTGGGACCAGGTCCTGGTCCGGTGGAAGCGGCGCGGGCCGGGCAACGCGATGTTCATCGAGATGCTGCAGCGCGGCCGTCGGGAGATGCGCATGCTGGCGGGCACCCACTGA
- a CDS encoding PaaX family transcriptional regulator C-terminal domain-containing protein, whose protein sequence is MYTHYTTMTRRASARSLLVTVWGDAVRSRRNEVGASALIRLMAPLGLSPRAVRAALSRMTQRGWLHHRHTGRRAFYALTASGALRLEQGVRRVYRAAAEPWDGRWRVFTYTIPEGRRAVRDRLRRELVWLGLGPLSRSTWVTTRDLGTVLRQLSDARGLDGGVALFEATHLGPADDRALAERCWDLAAIAARYRRFVRLMRPRAAALRRRLRRGTISDAACFAEQIALVHEYRKFLFVDPGLPDDLLPRRRPDRDAAALFRRTHAMLAPRAGRFVARALDLEDGLRRGAARARGNGAARS, encoded by the coding sequence GTGTATACTCATTATACCACAATGACCCGGCGCGCGAGCGCCCGCTCGCTCCTCGTGACCGTCTGGGGCGACGCCGTCCGTTCCCGCAGGAACGAAGTCGGCGCGTCCGCCCTGATCCGGCTCATGGCCCCGCTCGGGCTGTCGCCGCGCGCGGTCCGCGCGGCCCTCTCGCGGATGACACAGCGGGGATGGCTGCATCACCGGCACACCGGCCGGCGGGCGTTCTACGCGCTCACGGCCTCGGGCGCCCTGCGCCTCGAGCAGGGCGTGCGGCGGGTCTACCGGGCGGCGGCCGAGCCCTGGGACGGCCGGTGGCGCGTTTTCACCTACACCATTCCCGAGGGGCGGCGGGCCGTCCGCGACCGGCTGCGGCGCGAGCTCGTCTGGCTGGGGCTCGGGCCGCTCTCCCGCAGCACCTGGGTCACGACGCGCGACCTGGGGACCGTGCTGCGCCAGTTGAGCGACGCGCGCGGCCTCGACGGCGGCGTCGCCCTGTTCGAGGCGACCCATCTCGGGCCGGCCGACGACCGCGCGCTGGCCGAGCGGTGCTGGGACCTCGCGGCCATCGCCGCCCGGTACCGCCGGTTTGTCAGGCTCATGCGGCCGCGGGCGGCCGCGCTCCGCCGCCGGCTTCGACGCGGAACGATCTCGGACGCGGCGTGCTTCGCCGAGCAGATCGCGCTCGTGCACGAGTACCGCAAGTTTCTGTTCGTCGATCCGGGCCTTCCGGACGATCTCTTGCCCCGGCGCCGGCCGGACCGCGACGCCGCCGCGCTGTTCCGCCGCACCCACGCCATGCTCGCGCCGCGGGCGGGCCGGTTCGTGGCCCGCGCGTTGGACCTGGAGGACGGGCTGCGCCGGGGCGCGGCGCGCGCCCGCGGCAACGGAGCCGCGCGGTCGTGA
- a CDS encoding GNAT family N-acetyltransferase: MNAVRYGTPQAFLDAAEPFLLRDEAGHNLLLGIPARLAARGVRAGRGAGPGAAAGVYLATAVHGGEIAAAAMMTPPWRLVLSHTASADAVRCIAEDVRTVRPLPPGVHGPDLIAAEFVEVWERLTGEPARPVVRERIHRLDEVRPVPAVGGHHRRAEEAERALLLEWLSAFAAEAFGDDRRPPNEAESVVDSRLGSPTEGLVLWHDGGPRCLAGYAGPTRHGIRIGPVYTPPEHRNRGYGTACVAELSRLMLARGRRFCMLFTDLANPTSNRIYRRIGYEPVCDVAEYRFLRP, encoded by the coding sequence GTGAACGCCGTCCGCTACGGCACGCCGCAGGCGTTTCTCGATGCCGCCGAGCCGTTTCTCCTCCGGGACGAAGCGGGCCACAACCTGCTGCTCGGGATCCCGGCCCGGCTCGCCGCGCGGGGCGTCCGCGCGGGGCGCGGAGCGGGCCCGGGCGCCGCCGCCGGCGTCTATCTTGCGACCGCCGTGCACGGCGGCGAGATCGCCGCGGCCGCGATGATGACCCCGCCCTGGCGGCTCGTGCTCTCGCACACGGCGTCCGCCGACGCCGTGCGCTGCATCGCCGAAGACGTTCGAACCGTGCGCCCCCTCCCGCCCGGCGTGCACGGTCCCGATCTCATCGCCGCGGAGTTCGTCGAGGTTTGGGAGCGTCTGACCGGCGAGCCGGCGCGGCCTGTCGTGCGCGAGCGGATCCACCGTCTCGATGAGGTACGGCCGGTCCCCGCGGTCGGCGGCCACCACCGCCGTGCGGAGGAGGCCGAGCGGGCGCTGCTTCTCGAGTGGCTGTCCGCGTTCGCCGCGGAGGCCTTCGGCGACGACCGGCGGCCGCCGAACGAAGCCGAGAGCGTCGTCGACAGCCGCCTGGGAAGCCCGACGGAGGGACTGGTGCTGTGGCACGACGGCGGGCCGCGCTGCCTCGCGGGCTACGCCGGCCCCACCCGGCACGGGATCCGGATTGGTCCCGTGTATACGCCGCCCGAACACCGCAATCGCGGGTACGGCACCGCGTGCGTCGCCGAACTGAGCCGCCTCATGCTCGCGCGCGGCCGGCGGTTCTGCATGCTGTTCACCGACCTCGCGAACCCGACGTCCAACCGGATCTACCGCCGCATCGGCTACGAGCCGGTCTGCGACGTCGCGGAATACCGGTTCCTGCGGCCCTAG
- a CDS encoding enoyl-CoA hydratase/isomerase family protein, which yields MGEMISLEREGAVGVISLHRAPANAYNPQFAEEFRTAVDGARDDPAIRTVIVRSTLPKFFSAGADVKWFASSSLDDKVMFITHMHEVLRRVETTSKVFIATIGGHCLGGGMEIALACDLRFAAAGTYGLGQPEITLGIIPGNGGTQRLPRLIGKSRALDLMITGRAVSPDEALALGLVDRVFPGEDLFAKTAEYAATLARSATVAVGLIKLAVNRGLEMALDDALAYEREALFRSFITEDGVEGVRAFSEKRPAEFKGR from the coding sequence ATGGGAGAGATGATCAGCCTGGAACGGGAGGGCGCCGTCGGAGTCATCTCGCTGCACCGGGCGCCGGCCAACGCCTACAACCCTCAGTTCGCGGAGGAATTCCGGACCGCCGTGGACGGCGCGCGCGACGACCCCGCGATTCGGACGGTCATCGTGAGGAGTACCCTGCCGAAGTTCTTCTCCGCGGGGGCGGACGTGAAGTGGTTCGCCTCGTCGAGCCTCGACGACAAAGTCATGTTCATCACGCACATGCACGAAGTGCTGCGCCGCGTCGAAACGACGTCCAAGGTCTTCATCGCCACGATCGGGGGGCACTGCCTCGGCGGCGGGATGGAGATCGCGCTCGCCTGCGACCTGCGGTTTGCCGCGGCGGGTACGTACGGGCTCGGCCAGCCGGAGATCACGCTCGGCATCATTCCCGGCAACGGCGGCACGCAGCGCCTGCCGCGTCTGATCGGCAAGAGCCGCGCCCTCGACCTCATGATCACCGGGCGGGCGGTCTCGCCGGACGAGGCGCTCGCCCTCGGCCTCGTCGACCGCGTGTTCCCCGGCGAGGACCTCTTTGCGAAGACCGCCGAGTACGCGGCCACACTGGCGCGCAGCGCCACGGTGGCGGTCGGGCTGATCAAGCTCGCGGTCAACCGGGGCCTCGAGATGGCGCTCGACGACGCGCTGGCCTACGAGCGGGAGGCCTTGTTCCGATCCTTCATCACCGAGGACGGCGTCGAAGGGGTGCGCGCGTTCTCGGAGAAGCGCCCGGCGGAATTCAAGGGCCGCTAG
- a CDS encoding benzoate-CoA ligase family protein, which yields MRVGESDRAMELALDIPEAFNVTTAFIDHHLEEGRDRAVAILAGDRRISYGDLAAQVGRAGNGLRGLGVRPEERVFLLVLDGPEFAALFWGAIRLGAVPVPTNTALRPHDYAYMLRDSRARVLAVSESLFPLVEPVLSGASDLRHVVVVEDGGAAPGSAAAVDPPAGGRFARHRFSDLLAAAEPTLAPAPTHRDEPAFWLWSSGSTGAPKGTVHLHHDMLWCAELYGRGVLGIEPRDVCLSIAKLYFAYGLGNALYFPMRVGAATVLHPGRFDPATYFGLIGRYRPTLFFGVPTAYAAMLAADGPSTLDGVRRCVSAGEPLPAAIFARWKERFGVEILDGIGSTEALHIYISNRPGRVRPGSSGEVVPGYRVRIVDEAGGDLPAGDIGDLLVSGDSIAAYYWNKHAQTRHAFAGEWFRSGDKYYRDDDGYFWYCGRSDDMLKAGGQWVSPAEVEATLIQHPAVLECGVVGCADTDELVKPFAFVVLKTGYTGSEALAREIQAFVRDKIAAFKYPRWIEFLPELPKTATGKIQRFRLRERLTRSATSAPS from the coding sequence GTGAGGGTAGGCGAAAGCGACCGCGCGATGGAGCTCGCCCTGGATATCCCCGAGGCATTCAACGTCACGACGGCCTTCATCGACCATCATCTCGAGGAAGGCCGCGACCGGGCGGTGGCGATTCTCGCCGGCGACCGCCGGATCTCGTACGGGGATCTTGCGGCGCAGGTTGGCCGGGCCGGCAACGGCTTGCGCGGGCTGGGGGTGCGGCCCGAGGAGCGGGTGTTCCTGCTGGTCCTCGACGGTCCCGAGTTTGCCGCGCTGTTCTGGGGCGCGATTCGCCTGGGCGCGGTACCGGTCCCGACGAACACCGCGCTGCGGCCCCACGACTACGCGTACATGCTTCGCGACAGCCGCGCGCGCGTGCTGGCGGTGAGCGAGAGCCTGTTCCCGCTCGTCGAGCCCGTCCTCTCCGGCGCATCCGACCTCCGCCACGTCGTCGTCGTCGAGGACGGCGGGGCCGCGCCCGGGAGCGCGGCGGCCGTGGACCCGCCGGCCGGGGGCCGGTTCGCGCGGCACCGGTTCAGCGATCTGCTCGCGGCGGCCGAGCCCACGCTGGCGCCGGCGCCGACCCACCGCGACGAGCCGGCCTTCTGGCTGTGGAGCAGCGGCAGCACGGGCGCGCCGAAGGGGACGGTGCACCTGCACCACGACATGTTGTGGTGCGCCGAACTGTACGGGCGGGGCGTGCTCGGCATCGAACCTCGCGACGTCTGTCTGTCGATCGCCAAGCTGTACTTCGCCTACGGGCTCGGCAACGCGCTGTATTTCCCGATGCGGGTCGGCGCGGCGACCGTCCTGCACCCGGGGCGCTTCGATCCCGCCACGTATTTCGGCCTGATCGGGCGGTACCGGCCGACCCTGTTCTTCGGCGTGCCGACGGCCTACGCGGCGATGCTGGCCGCGGACGGTCCGTCCACACTCGACGGCGTGCGGCGGTGCGTGTCGGCGGGCGAACCCCTTCCGGCGGCGATCTTTGCGCGGTGGAAAGAGCGATTCGGGGTGGAGATCCTCGACGGCATCGGCTCGACCGAGGCGCTGCACATCTACATCAGCAACCGGCCGGGGCGCGTGCGCCCGGGCAGCAGCGGCGAGGTCGTGCCGGGGTATCGGGTCCGGATCGTGGACGAGGCCGGCGGCGATCTGCCGGCCGGCGACATCGGCGACCTGCTCGTGAGCGGCGACAGCATCGCGGCCTATTATTGGAACAAACACGCGCAGACCCGGCATGCCTTCGCCGGCGAATGGTTCCGCAGCGGCGACAAGTACTACCGGGACGACGACGGCTATTTCTGGTACTGCGGCCGCTCGGACGACATGCTGAAGGCCGGGGGACAGTGGGTCTCTCCCGCCGAGGTGGAAGCGACCCTGATCCAACACCCCGCGGTGCTCGAGTGCGGGGTCGTGGGATGCGCGGACACAGACGAGTTGGTGAAGCCGTTTGCGTTCGTCGTCCTCAAGACCGGCTACACCGGGTCGGAGGCGCTGGCGCGCGAGATCCAGGCATTCGTGCGCGACAAGATCGCCGCGTTCAAGTACCCGCGGTGGATCGAGTTCCTGCCGGAGCTGCCCAAGACCGCGACCGGGAAGATTCAGCGGTTTCGCCTGCGCGAGCGCCTGACCCGGTCCGCGACCTCGGCGCCGTCTTAG
- a CDS encoding gamma carbonic anhydrase family protein, with protein MILPFGDRTPRIAPSAFIAPTATIIGDVTIGEESSVWFGAVLRGDVGRIEIGARTSVQDNAVLHTTDRIPTVVGDGVTIGHGAVLEGCTIEHGALVGMNAVILHEAVVGAEAVVGAGSVVTDGTKIPPRTVAAGSPCQVRKPLEGVAAEWIARAGPAYVKLSRRYLAERGAASSAAARPPDGRAAEGPVPG; from the coding sequence ATGATCCTGCCCTTCGGCGACCGCACGCCCCGCATCGCGCCGAGCGCGTTCATCGCCCCCACGGCGACGATCATCGGCGACGTGACGATCGGCGAGGAATCGAGCGTCTGGTTCGGCGCGGTGCTGCGGGGCGACGTCGGCCGGATCGAGATCGGCGCGCGGACCAGCGTGCAGGACAACGCCGTGCTGCACACGACCGATCGGATCCCGACGGTCGTCGGCGACGGCGTCACGATCGGCCACGGCGCCGTGCTCGAGGGCTGCACGATCGAACACGGCGCGCTCGTCGGCATGAACGCCGTGATCCTGCACGAGGCGGTGGTCGGCGCGGAAGCGGTCGTCGGCGCCGGCAGCGTGGTGACCGACGGGACCAAAATCCCGCCGCGCACCGTGGCGGCCGGATCACCGTGCCAGGTCCGCAAGCCGCTCGAGGGCGTCGCGGCGGAGTGGATCGCGCGCGCCGGCCCCGCCTACGTCAAACTCTCGCGCCGGTACCTCGCGGAGCGCGGCGCGGCATCGTCCGCGGCCGCCCGCCCGCCGGACGGTCGCGCGGCCGAAGGCCCGGTCCCGGGATAA